The genomic DNA AAGGCTGAAATACTGCCGGATGTGCCAGTTTGTTGCTCGCTTTTGAACTCTGAGACATTCAAGGCTACTTATGAAATCAGCTGTCGGCATAAAATGCGCTCAAAATAACGTCTATCGCAATTGCCTCAAAATCGTTCTGATTTGACCCGTGGTTACTGCTCACGATATAATGTTGCGGTTGAACATGTATAGAGGTAGATATAGTTGATACTTAAGGTTGCATTGCCCAAAGGAAGTCTGCAAGAGGCCACTTTCGGTCTTTTCAGGAAGGCAGGTTGGGATTTTAGAGTCTCTTCACGCTCATATCATCCATCCTGTGATGATAATGAGATAGAAGCTACACTGCTGCGCGCGCAGGAGATAGCACGATACGTTGAAGCTGGAGTGCTGGATGTCGGCATTACCGGTTATGATAACGTCTGCGAGTGCGAGGCCGACGTTCATGAGGTCTGCGAACTGCACTATTCCAAGGCCACCACAAAACCCTATCGCTGGGTGCTTGCAGCTCCCAAAGATTCGGGGATCAAGGGACCTAAAGACCTCGAAGGAAAGCGTGTTGCGACTGAGCTCGTAAATGTTGCAAAGCGCTACTTTCAAGAGAACGGTGTGAACTGTCATGTCGAGTTCTCATGGGGCGCGACTGAGGTCAAAGTCCCTGAGCTGGTGGATGCAATTGTCGAGGGAACCGAGACAGGCAGCACACTCAAGGCACATGGTCTGGAGATTATCGATACGCTGCTTGTCTCCACCACCCGTCTGATCGCAAACAAGGATGCCTGGAACGATAAGTGGAAGCGGCGCAAGATCGAAAACATCGCCATGCTGCTGCAGGCTGCGCTCACTGCCGACGGGCTTGTCGGTCTGAAGATGAACATTCCATGCGATAAACTCGATGCCATTCTGGCTGAGCTTCCCAGTCTCAAGAAACCGACCATATCGCCGCTTGCGGACGAGGGTTGGGTCGCGGCTGAGATTATAGTGGAAGAGCATGCAGTTCGCGAGCTTATCCCAAGCCTCAAACGAGCCGGAGCTTCCGGGATTGTAGAATATGCGCTCAATAAAGTAATTTATTAATCGCCGGCTTTCTGTCGCCTGCTAAAGATTACTTAATCGGAAGCAGGCGGCTGTATATTACATGGAGCAGCAATTGGTATCTTCTAGGTCCAATTATCTCTTCAATCAGTTGATCCCATATATCGGGAACAAGCGCAAGCTGCTTGATCTCATCGCAAAACCACTGCGAAATACTGGAACCCGCTCAGATGCGACGTTTCTGGACCTCTTTGCAGGTGGCGGGGTGGTCTCCCGGTTTGCAAAATCTCTGGGTTATCAGGTCATATCAAATGACTGGGAGCCGTATACAAAACCGATCAATACATGCTATGTAGCATGCAACCAAGCTCCGGCTTTCACAGCACTTGGCGGATATGAAGCATCGATAGATATCTTAAACAGTCTCCCTCCGCGTGTGGACTGGGTAACCGAGCACCTTTGCCCCGATGACGACACGGACTACGACATCGCCAGAGACCGAATGTTCTATATGCGCAAAAATGGAATGCGCATAGACGCCATCCGTCATCAGATCGAGCTTTGGAAGAGCGCCGGGCTAATAGATGATGTGGAAGAGGCATGCCTGCTGGCGCCACTTTTGTATCAGGCGTGTTATAACAGCAACACAAGTGGGGTGTTTAAGGGTTTCCATAATGGCTGGGGCGGACAGACCAGGACGGCGCTATATCGTATAGCGGGGGACTTGAAATTATCTCCGGCTGTGTTTCATGATAACGGTAAAACCAACCTGGTCACATGCCGTGACGCGCAGGAACTGGCGGACGATATGGGTGCAGATAAGGTCGCGGTGGCATATCTTGACCCGCCGTATAACCAGCATCCATACGGCAGCAACTATCATGTGCTTAACTCGGTGACCCTGTGGGATAAGCCGAAACTAAGCAAGAAGATTACCCAAGGCACCAAGTCGGCAATCCGTATGGACTGGCGTGATCTGCGCCGTAGCCCGTATAATTATAAATCCGAAGCCCTGCAGGCATACGGCAGGCTGATAGACTCCATAAACGCGCATTTTATAATGACCAGCTACAGCACCGACGGCATCATCCCGCTTGATCAGCTCTTGGCCGCGAATGTAGAGCGCGGAAGCGTGCATGTCGAGATGCGCGAGTATAAGAGGTACCGCGTAAGCTCTCAGAGGTTTTCGACCAAGCCGGTAAATGTCGAGATTGTAGTGGTTGTGGACACGCACAAGGCAAGGAGCGCGTCGGTCGACAAATTGATGGCCGATATTACGGCGACTGAGAAAGAAGCTCTCAAGGCTCATCCTGAGAGTCAGCGTTGTTCTTAAAACATATTATTCGTTTTAATAACAGATTTCTTGTTTTACCCGAGATGGAGAGGATGAACTATTGATTGCACATCTGCATGGCCGACTGGCAAGAGTGGAAGCCGACTACGTCGTGATCGACGTGGGCGGTGTCGGCTATAAGGCATATCTGCCGCTTGCCACTATAACTCAAATGCCCCAGGTAGGCGATGAGGTCAAGGTCCTGGTCTCTACTATCGTAAAGGAAGACTCAATTACCCTCTATGGTTTCATAGACCAGGCCCAGCAGAGCCTATTTGAGCTGCTTTTGACTGTCAGCGGTGTGGGACCGAAGGTTGCACTGAACATTTTGTCCGTTTTGTCAGTCGAACAGATAGTGAGCGCTATATCCGGCGAGCGTCACCCCGAGCTTAATAGAGTCCCAGGGGTGGGCACGAAGACGGCTCAACGTATCGTATTAGAGCTGAAAGAAAAGATCACGACCCTCCAGTGGGCGCAGGCGGCGCGCGGATCGATGCCCGCGGAGCAGCGCAGCCTCGATGACGCCGTGGAAGGCCTGGTTGCATTGGGTTACAATCGCAATGACGCCCGCAGCGCGTCTCAGGAGGCTGTGAAGTCTCTTAAAGGCACGCCTGATACCGGCAATATAGTCAGGGCTGCGTTGAAGTTACTGTCAAAGAGTTAAAGGCTGCAGAACGCTACTCCCTCTCCTGGGGGGAGAGGGTTGGGGTGAGGGCGCAACCCCGTAGCTTTCGGGCATTCTAGGTTGTTGACTTATTTGTGATTGCAATCGGAAATTGCGAGATTCTGTTTCGGACCGGATCAGATATCCTGCACGATCGGGAGACGTGAAGGTGCGTGGGCTCTTAGCCCTCCACTCTCAGCTCTCCACTATTTAGGAGAAAGCATGGATTTCGAGGAGCGGCTGATGTCACCGGAGCTTGCGGATGAGGATCAGGTTGTAGAACTCTCTCTTCGCCCGCGCAGGCTCGACGAGTTTGTCGGTCGCGCAAAGATAAAAGAGAGTCTGAGTGTATTTATTCAGGCCGCGCGAATGCGTGCGGAGGCGCTTGACCACGTCCTGCTCTACGGTCCTCCGGGTCTGGGCAAGACCACTCTTGCATATATCATCGCCAACGAGATGGACGTCTCGATCAGGAGCACGTCCGGTCCCGCCATTGAGCGGCCCGGCGATCTTGCTGCGATCCTCACCAATATCGAGCCGGGCAGTGTGCTGTTTATCGACGAGATCCACAGGCTCAACCGCGCCGTCGAAGAGATCCTCTACCCTGCTATGGAAGACTATCAGCTCGATCTGGTGATAGGCAAGGGACCGAGCGCAAGGACGATCAAACTCGATCTGCCCAAGTTCACTCTGATCGGCGCAACTACACGCACAGGTCTGATCACCTCGCCGCTTAGGGCCAGGTTCGGTATTGTCCACAATTTCGAGTTTTATGATGTAGACAGTCTGAGGACGATAGTATCGAGGTCTGCGGCGATTTTGGGCGTTGCAATCACGGATGACGGCGCGTATGAGATTGCAAGCCGCTCCAGAGGCACTCCGCGCATCGCTAACAGAGTGCTGCGCAGGGTACGGGATTTTGCTCAGGTCAAGGCGGACGGAGCTATAGACCAGAGCGTGGCCGTGGACGGTCTCGCGATGCTGGAGATAGACGAATGCGGCCTTGACGATGCGGACAGGCGCCTACTCAAGTGTATAATCGATAAATTCGACGGCGGACCTGTTGGCGTAGAGACTATCGCTTCTGCGACAGGTGAGGAGCGTGACACTATTGAAGATGCGCACGAACCGTATCTAATCCAGTTGGGTTTTATCAATCGCACGCCGCGCGGCCGCGTCGCCACCCGGCTTGCTTATGAACATCTTGGCCTGACGCCAAGGAACACGGGCCAATCAGGCTTGTTTTAACCGATAACTGAGAATCATTATGAAATGCCCGAAATGTGGCGCGTATAACGGAAAAACAAATAAGTTCTGCAGAGAATGTGGACTACACCTGGCGTGGGTGGTCGAGGATGACAACCTGCTGGCAGGCAAGGCCAGTGACGAAGTTGCGCTTGGCGAGGCGCTGGCTGAAGTCTACGACTGCTACGAGTCCGGCGACATGGACGTTGCGCTCGCCGGGGCGGAAAAGATAGTCTTCAATAATCCCGGCAGCACCTCTGCGCACGGCGTCCTGGCTCTGATTTATGAGCGCAAGGGCGAGTTGGAGCTGGATGCTTATAATGCCCAGGCAGCTCGTGATTATCTGGAACTTGCCTTAGCCGAATACGAGAAGATCGTAAGTCTCAACCCCGACAGCACCGCCGACAGAGAGAAGCTGGTCGTTTTACGCGCAAAACTCAAAGGTAAAAAATCGCGTGTCCCGGTTGTCGGGCGGCAGATCGCGAGGCTTAAAGCTGTCGTGATGTCTGCCCCGCCACAGGCTCTGGCGGCAGGGATAACGTTTATCGTTGTATTGATGCTTGCGATAATACTTATTCCCGGACCAAAAAAGTCTCTATCACCGAGACGCTCAAAGCTGTCTTCAGGAAGCATGCCGCAGGCAAGCGTTGTCCCGAGCAATTCTGTCAATACCGGCGCGTCTCAGGGTCTAAAAGTCTACACATTCCCCGCCCCTGCGGCGGCAACGCAGGCTCCAACGACTCCCGCGCCTACACCTGCTCCGAGTAATACGCTCGGCGCAAAGCCTCATATTTCAGAGGTCAAACCGGTGAAACTGCCGCCAATAGGCAATGAGCTTACTATCGTAGCCGAGCCGAAGAAATCCGGAAAAGCAAGCGCTAAGGTCGAGCCGGTTCAACCGAAAATCGTCAAATCCGCCGCTTCGGCACAAAAAACAGACACAACGCCCAAGGCTAACGGTACCAGCCTGCTTGCGGCTGCAATCCAACTGCGAAACCAGGGCCGGACGCAGGACGCAATCAGCACAGCCGAGCAGGCGATAACCCATTTTCAGTCCGAGATCAATTCAGGCTCCAACGCAACAAGCGCTCAGCGTGGAATCGAAAATGCAAGAAAGCTGATCTCGCTCTGGCAGCAGGCACAATAATGGTCAGACTTATCTCATTATGGTTGACAACCATCGTATGCATTGTATCTCTCGGCAGCCCTACTATGGCCGAAGAAAAATCGCGTCCGGTCGTGCTGCTGTTTCAGACTGAGAAAACCCAGGACTCAGACAATGCATTAGTCAAAGCCGCCACACGCGCGCTCAAGACTTATTTCCGTGAAACGCAGCGCGTCGAGGTAATGATATTCGACAGCGAGTCGCCGACTGTCGAAAGAGCCATTTTAGACAAGAAACTCAGTGCGGACAGTATCGCCAGCTATTCTACCCGCGAACAGAAGATAGAGGTAGCAAAAGTCCTCGGGTTCGACTACGCTTCTTGCGCGGCAATCGCATTTGATACGCCCAAAGGAATCGGTAAAAAAATACTGAAGATGGACATCTGGCTGGCTGATGTAAATGCCGGTCCCAAAGGAATATGGGAAACGGCGAGCTCGGCAATATATTCGGATACGGACGATATGGCCATTGACAATACTATCCAGTCGGTGGCAAATAAGGCCGTGCTCGAAGTCACCCGCAAAGCGTTCGCCAAGCTGCCGATAATAAGCTCAGTCGATCCGACCACGGGTGATGAGACCACTGCCATCGGAGGCGCCAATCCCCCAGAGGCCAAACAGCGCAATGCCGGCGATTACAGCTCAAAAGCCGAGGCGAGTGTCAGCGCCGGAAACTTGGCAGAAGCGATCGAGGAATACTCCGATGCAGTGAACTCCGATCCGTTCAATGGACCTCTAAGAATAAAGCTTGCCGAAGCATATGCGCAAAAGAAAATGTTCAAGGAAGCTTTTAATACGCTTAATCGTGCTCTTGGAATAGGCGCTGACAAGAGCCTGGTTGACGCCGCGAGGCAGAGGATAGAAGTGATGCAAAGCGGTCAGAATGCCTCCACTATCCAGGAGCCTAAGGCCGAGAATACAAAGACGGAACCGAGTGCGCCTGAGTCCGCGTCCAATACTCAGCAGGCCACACAACCTGTGCAGATCAGTAAAAAAAGCGCGGCCGCAGCAGCCGTTGCGAAGATTGTGGAAGGCGATAAGCTGTGGAACAATGGCGACCCTGACGAAGCCGCCAAGTCCTACTTGCAAGCTATTGCGCTGAACCCATCCGACTGGCGAGCGCACGAAAGACTTGTAGTGGTCGATGCTTCAATGTCGCTGTATGGTGAGAGCCGTAAAGCCTTGGAACAGCTTAAAACAGCTCAGCCTAACCCCTCGGATGCCGTTGTTGCTAATCGCTTCGAGATGCTGCGTAAGATATTCGACAAATCGTTCGCGATGCTCTTGGATCAGTACGTGTCCGAGTCGGACAATTTCCACACGGGCAAAATAACCCGTGAGAGCTACTACAGCACAATCAAGGGACTCTCATTGCGCTCTGAGGCTATGGCCAAGTTTCTTGATGCGCTGACGATTCCCCCACAAAAGCAGCCTGCGAGCATTCACCGCAGCCTTGCCTGTGGTCTTTTTGCCCAGGCATCATCCAGCATGATTGATTATCTGGAGACCAACTCAACTCAGTCCAAAGACAATGCACAAACATTTATGGATCAGGCAAAGAAAGAGCTAAACCAGGCAGCCATGCTGGACCAGAACAAAACGGTTGTTAAACAGGTGCAGCCTCAGCCTGAACCCGAACCATCGGACCAGGGAGAAGATACGGAGCCGACTTCGTTCGATTCTACTGACTGAGATCTGCTTTGTTTGGGTGGCGATTTGGCAACCGCCACCCAACACATTCAACATTATTCTTCAACAACCCTCGGTGCGCTAGCAGCAGCCCTGCAATTGTTGCCGGTTCGGAGTGTTAAGTGTCCTTCGATTAATTACCCAAGCCCTAATGCCAGTCCACCCAGCCAAGCAGCAGTCATTACAATAAGCACGATAGCCATTGCCCACACGGCTATGTTGTAGGTCTTTGAGTTGGTATAGGCTCCCATTACGTCCTTGCGGTTTATTAACTTCAGCATGAAAACAAGTATGACCGGCAGCAGTATGCCGCTGATCGCCTGGGCGTTTATCATAATCTGGATCAGTCCCCTGTTCGGCAGCAGAACGACAGCCACACCGAAGATGATGCTGAATGTGTAGATACTGTAGAACATCGGCGCTTCTTTGAACTTGCGTGAAACCCCGATCTCCCAGCCGAACGCTTCGCAATAGGTATAGGCAGTCGAGAGCGGCAGCACTGCCGCAGCCAGGAGCGAAGCGTTAAACAGGCCCACCGCAAACAACACTTCCGCGTATTTGCCCGCTACCGGAGCCAGAGCCTGGGCAATCTGCGAAGCTGTGACATCGCTGTGCACTTTGCCGTATACAGTCGCGCCG from Armatimonadota bacterium includes the following:
- the hisG gene encoding ATP phosphoribosyltransferase, yielding MILKVALPKGSLQEATFGLFRKAGWDFRVSSRSYHPSCDDNEIEATLLRAQEIARYVEAGVLDVGITGYDNVCECEADVHEVCELHYSKATTKPYRWVLAAPKDSGIKGPKDLEGKRVATELVNVAKRYFQENGVNCHVEFSWGATEVKVPELVDAIVEGTETGSTLKAHGLEIIDTLLVSTTRLIANKDAWNDKWKRRKIENIAMLLQAALTADGLVGLKMNIPCDKLDAILAELPSLKKPTISPLADEGWVAAEIIVEEHAVRELIPSLKRAGASGIVEYALNKVIY
- the ruvA gene encoding Holliday junction branch migration protein RuvA; translated protein: MIAHLHGRLARVEADYVVIDVGGVGYKAYLPLATITQMPQVGDEVKVLVSTIVKEDSITLYGFIDQAQQSLFELLLTVSGVGPKVALNILSVLSVEQIVSAISGERHPELNRVPGVGTKTAQRIVLELKEKITTLQWAQAARGSMPAEQRSLDDAVEGLVALGYNRNDARSASQEAVKSLKGTPDTGNIVRAALKLLSKS
- a CDS encoding DNA adenine methylase gives rise to the protein MVSSRSNYLFNQLIPYIGNKRKLLDLIAKPLRNTGTRSDATFLDLFAGGGVVSRFAKSLGYQVISNDWEPYTKPINTCYVACNQAPAFTALGGYEASIDILNSLPPRVDWVTEHLCPDDDTDYDIARDRMFYMRKNGMRIDAIRHQIELWKSAGLIDDVEEACLLAPLLYQACYNSNTSGVFKGFHNGWGGQTRTALYRIAGDLKLSPAVFHDNGKTNLVTCRDAQELADDMGADKVAVAYLDPPYNQHPYGSNYHVLNSVTLWDKPKLSKKITQGTKSAIRMDWRDLRRSPYNYKSEALQAYGRLIDSINAHFIMTSYSTDGIIPLDQLLAANVERGSVHVEMREYKRYRVSSQRFSTKPVNVEIVVVVDTHKARSASVDKLMADITATEKEALKAHPESQRCS
- a CDS encoding tetratricopeptide repeat protein, producing MVRLISLWLTTIVCIVSLGSPTMAEEKSRPVVLLFQTEKTQDSDNALVKAATRALKTYFRETQRVEVMIFDSESPTVERAILDKKLSADSIASYSTREQKIEVAKVLGFDYASCAAIAFDTPKGIGKKILKMDIWLADVNAGPKGIWETASSAIYSDTDDMAIDNTIQSVANKAVLEVTRKAFAKLPIISSVDPTTGDETTAIGGANPPEAKQRNAGDYSSKAEASVSAGNLAEAIEEYSDAVNSDPFNGPLRIKLAEAYAQKKMFKEAFNTLNRALGIGADKSLVDAARQRIEVMQSGQNASTIQEPKAENTKTEPSAPESASNTQQATQPVQISKKSAAAAAVAKIVEGDKLWNNGDPDEAAKSYLQAIALNPSDWRAHERLVVVDASMSLYGESRKALEQLKTAQPNPSDAVVANRFEMLRKIFDKSFAMLLDQYVSESDNFHTGKITRESYYSTIKGLSLRSEAMAKFLDALTIPPQKQPASIHRSLACGLFAQASSSMIDYLETNSTQSKDNAQTFMDQAKKELNQAAMLDQNKTVVKQVQPQPEPEPSDQGEDTEPTSFDSTD
- the ruvB gene encoding Holliday junction branch migration DNA helicase RuvB, with the translated sequence MDFEERLMSPELADEDQVVELSLRPRRLDEFVGRAKIKESLSVFIQAARMRAEALDHVLLYGPPGLGKTTLAYIIANEMDVSIRSTSGPAIERPGDLAAILTNIEPGSVLFIDEIHRLNRAVEEILYPAMEDYQLDLVIGKGPSARTIKLDLPKFTLIGATTRTGLITSPLRARFGIVHNFEFYDVDSLRTIVSRSAAILGVAITDDGAYEIASRSRGTPRIANRVLRRVRDFAQVKADGAIDQSVAVDGLAMLEIDECGLDDADRRLLKCIIDKFDGGPVGVETIASATGEERDTIEDAHEPYLIQLGFINRTPRGRVATRLAYEHLGLTPRNTGQSGLF
- a CDS encoding zinc ribbon domain-containing protein — translated: MKCPKCGAYNGKTNKFCRECGLHLAWVVEDDNLLAGKASDEVALGEALAEVYDCYESGDMDVALAGAEKIVFNNPGSTSAHGVLALIYERKGELELDAYNAQAARDYLELALAEYEKIVSLNPDSTADREKLVVLRAKLKGKKSRVPVVGRQIARLKAVVMSAPPQALAAGITFIVVLMLAIILIPGPKKSLSPRRSKLSSGSMPQASVVPSNSVNTGASQGLKVYTFPAPAAATQAPTTPAPTPAPSNTLGAKPHISEVKPVKLPPIGNELTIVAEPKKSGKASAKVEPVQPKIVKSAASAQKTDTTPKANGTSLLAAAIQLRNQGRTQDAISTAEQAITHFQSEINSGSNATSAQRGIENARKLISLWQQAQ